In the genome of Deltaproteobacteria bacterium RBG_16_64_85, one region contains:
- a CDS encoding single-stranded-DNA-specific exonuclease RecJ, whose product MEERTRREWALRTPDRSLVREICGKTGLSPTAAKILANRGIAGDGETDRFLSGTLRDISSPWLMKDLEKAALRLIEAGRRKEPVLIYADYDVDGATGAACLFLFLQEAFPGLPVRIHQNHRVVDGYGLRPEHLDAAAASGVKLVVTVDCGISDIEAIGRAAARGVDGIVTDHHLPGPALPPAVAVLNPKRRDCGFPEKDLAGVGVVFTLLRGLRALLRGDGSHAGEADAGLRRFLDLVALGTVADMVPLRGDNRILVKEGIHEIREHPRAGVTALLSVAGIDPGTANESDLGFRVGPRLNAAGRVGESRRSSDILVTGDRDEACRIAAELNVDNSRRQREEERILRSAEAALLSGPPASGLGAIVLADPDWHPGVLGIVASKLAERFFRPTVLLRLENAEARGSCRSVDGFPLVDALEELSALLFRYGGHSQAAGLALPVENLPAFREGMNRIARGYASMRGGAPGKPVDAQVGLGDLTPGFMEELERMRPFGMGNEEPVLLARRLRVTRKKSFGASGQHLKFEVADDNRRFEVVAFHHPALSVGPEGYVDLLFTPQRVYFRGNRSLRLLLRDVRPSGGDTPQRGT is encoded by the coding sequence GTGGAGGAGCGAACCCGACGAGAGTGGGCGCTCCGGACCCCTGACCGATCGCTCGTCCGGGAGATCTGCGGTAAAACCGGGCTTTCTCCCACCGCGGCCAAGATCCTGGCCAACCGCGGGATCGCCGGCGACGGCGAGACCGACCGCTTCCTCTCCGGGACCCTGCGGGACATTTCTTCTCCCTGGTTGATGAAGGACCTCGAGAAAGCGGCGCTGCGCCTGATCGAGGCGGGCCGACGGAAGGAGCCGGTGCTGATCTACGCCGATTACGACGTGGACGGCGCAACCGGCGCCGCCTGCCTGTTCCTCTTCCTCCAGGAGGCCTTCCCCGGGCTCCCGGTGCGGATCCACCAGAATCACCGGGTCGTGGACGGCTACGGGCTGCGTCCCGAGCACCTGGACGCCGCCGCGGCCTCCGGGGTCAAGCTCGTCGTGACGGTCGACTGCGGCATTTCCGACATCGAGGCGATCGGGCGCGCGGCCGCGCGCGGGGTGGATGGGATCGTGACCGACCACCATCTCCCGGGCCCGGCGCTTCCTCCGGCGGTCGCCGTCCTCAATCCCAAGCGGCGCGATTGCGGGTTCCCGGAGAAGGATCTGGCCGGCGTGGGGGTGGTGTTCACGCTGCTGCGCGGCCTCCGCGCGCTGCTGCGCGGCGACGGATCGCACGCGGGAGAGGCGGACGCAGGCCTTCGCCGCTTTCTCGACCTCGTTGCGCTGGGCACCGTTGCGGATATGGTCCCCTTGCGGGGGGACAACCGCATCCTCGTGAAGGAGGGGATTCACGAGATCCGGGAGCATCCCCGCGCGGGAGTGACCGCCCTCCTGTCGGTGGCGGGCATCGATCCGGGAACGGCGAACGAGTCCGACCTGGGATTCCGGGTCGGACCGAGGCTGAATGCGGCCGGCAGGGTGGGGGAATCCCGCCGCAGCTCCGACATTCTGGTCACCGGCGACCGCGACGAAGCCTGTCGGATTGCCGCCGAGCTCAACGTCGACAACTCCCGCCGGCAGCGGGAGGAGGAGCGGATCCTGCGTTCCGCCGAGGCGGCTCTCCTTTCGGGCCCTCCCGCCTCCGGCCTGGGCGCCATCGTGCTGGCCGATCCGGACTGGCATCCCGGGGTGCTGGGGATCGTGGCCTCCAAGCTGGCGGAGAGGTTCTTCCGCCCCACGGTCCTCCTGCGGCTGGAAAACGCGGAGGCCAGGGGGTCCTGCCGCAGCGTCGACGGCTTCCCGTTGGTGGACGCCCTCGAGGAGCTGTCCGCCCTCCTCTTCCGCTACGGGGGGCACAGCCAGGCGGCGGGCCTTGCCCTCCCTGTGGAGAACCTGCCCGCGTTCCGCGAGGGGATGAACCGCATCGCCCGCGGTTACGCCTCGATGCGGGGGGGCGCTCCCGGCAAGCCGGTGGACGCGCAGGTCGGGCTCGGCGACCTCACCCCGGGATTCATGGAGGAGCTGGAGCGCATGCGCCCGTTCGGCATGGGGAACGAGGAGCCGGTCCTCCTCGCGCGAAGGCTCCGGGTCACGCGGAAAAAATCGTTCGGGGCCAGCGGGCAGCATCTAAAATTCGAGGTGGCGGACGACAACCGGAGGTTCGAGGTGGTGGCGTTCCACCACCCGGCGCTTTCCGTGGGGCCGGAGGGGTACGTGGACCTGCTGTTCACCCCCCAGAGGGTCTATTTCCGGGGGAACAGGAGCTTGCGCCTTCTCCTCCGCGACGTCCGCCCGTCGGGCGGAGACACTCCTCAACGAGGGACTTGA
- a CDS encoding agmatinase, with the protein MKPYSVSFGGITDKYSSWKNSSFAVIPFPIDLTTTYMGGARNGPRAILEASSHMELFDEENKIEPYRAGIFTSSEFPLLTSGPLSMLKQVERRFRSVIKAGKFPVLLGGEHSGTCGAVAALRKKYGELTVLQFDAHADLRDSYLGTPWNHACVGRRIVDSGAKLVQVGIRSMSEEEDRFLKKSESVKTFYASELRESLGDVTKGIVSSLSGNVYITFDLDAFDPGIMPSVGTPEPGGLSWFEAVDILRDVMLSNCNIVGFDIMELAPIPGMIAPDFLVAKLCYRMMGWVLAKREEK; encoded by the coding sequence GTGAAGCCTTACTCGGTCAGTTTCGGAGGGATCACCGACAAGTATTCCTCCTGGAAGAATTCGTCCTTCGCCGTCATCCCGTTCCCGATCGACCTGACGACCACCTACATGGGGGGCGCCCGCAACGGCCCCCGGGCGATCCTGGAGGCTTCCAGCCACATGGAGCTCTTCGACGAGGAGAACAAGATCGAGCCGTACCGGGCGGGGATCTTCACCTCCTCGGAATTCCCCCTGTTGACGTCCGGACCGCTCTCCATGCTGAAGCAGGTGGAGCGCAGGTTCCGCTCGGTCATCAAGGCCGGCAAGTTTCCCGTTCTCCTGGGCGGGGAGCATTCCGGGACCTGCGGCGCCGTGGCCGCGCTCCGGAAGAAATATGGGGAGCTGACGGTGCTCCAGTTCGACGCGCACGCGGACCTCAGGGACTCCTACCTCGGGACTCCCTGGAACCACGCCTGCGTCGGGCGGCGGATCGTGGACTCCGGCGCGAAGCTCGTCCAGGTGGGGATCCGCAGCATGTCGGAAGAGGAGGACCGCTTCCTGAAGAAGTCGGAGAGCGTGAAGACGTTCTATGCCTCGGAGCTCAGGGAGAGCCTGGGCGACGTCACCAAGGGAATCGTCAGCAGCCTTTCCGGCAACGTGTACATCACCTTCGACCTGGACGCCTTCGACCCGGGGATCATGCCTTCCGTGGGGACGCCGGAGCCGGGAGGCTTGAGCTGGTTCGAAGCCGTCGACATTCTCCGCGACGTCATGCTGTCCAACTGCAACATCGTCGGGTTCGACATCATGGAGCTGGCGCCGATCCCCGGGATGATCGCCCCGGATTTTCTCGTCGCCAAGCTGTGCTACCGCATGATGGGTTGGGTCCTCGCGAAGCGAGAGGAAAAATAG
- a CDS encoding arginine decarboxylase, pyruvoyl-dependent has protein sequence MFVPSKIFFTKGVGRHREQLTSFELALRDAGIEKYNLVQVSSIFPPKCRIIKKEEGLKLLTSGEIVFVVMSRCQSDEPRRLIAASVGCALPSDRDVYGYLSEHHAYGQTEKVAGDYSEDLAAAMLASTLGIEFDEEKSWDEKKEVWKISGKIYRSFNITQSAIVRDEYTTVIAAAVLVI, from the coding sequence ATGTTCGTGCCCTCGAAGATCTTCTTCACCAAGGGTGTCGGGCGACACCGGGAGCAGCTGACCTCGTTCGAGCTCGCCCTGCGGGACGCCGGGATCGAGAAATACAACCTGGTGCAGGTGTCGAGCATCTTCCCGCCCAAGTGCAGGATCATCAAGAAGGAGGAGGGCTTAAAGCTCCTCACGTCGGGGGAGATCGTGTTCGTCGTCATGAGCCGGTGCCAGAGCGACGAGCCTCGGAGGCTGATCGCCGCGTCGGTGGGATGCGCGCTTCCCTCCGACCGCGACGTGTACGGCTACCTGAGCGAGCACCACGCCTACGGACAGACCGAGAAAGTCGCCGGGGATTATTCCGAAGACCTCGCCGCCGCGATGCTCGCCTCGACGCTGGGCATCGAGTTCGACGAGGAAAAAAGCTGGGATGAGAAGAAAGAGGTGTGGAAGATCAGCGGGAAGATCTACCGGTCCTTCAACATCACCCAGTCGGCGATCGTGCGGGACGAGTACACGACCGTAATCGCGGCTGCCGTCCTGGTCATCTGA
- a CDS encoding 3-oxoacyl-ACP synthase — protein sequence MRGAKILGTGRALPPRVVTNADLMKCMDTTEEWIVQRTGIRERRFVDPGTGTADLGTEAARAAVARAGLSLSDIDFIVFATVSPDYFFPGGGVFVQEKLGLPTIGALDVRTQCTGFLYGISVAEAYIKGGFFNHVLVIGSEVQSTGLNLSTPARDVSVIFGDGAGAAVVGPAEAGKGILSSHLHAEGKYAKDLMCEGPSSIEHPRLSHEMLDAGRHFPRMNGRYVFTHAVRRFPEVIREALAANGVSIADLSLVIPHQANLRITQAVAGALEVPEGMVYSNIEKYGNTTAASIPIALDECVEQGRIREGDLVCLAAFGSGFTWAATLIRW from the coding sequence ATGAGAGGAGCGAAAATCCTGGGAACCGGCAGGGCGCTGCCCCCGCGGGTGGTGACCAACGCCGACCTGATGAAATGCATGGACACCACGGAGGAGTGGATCGTGCAGCGCACCGGGATCCGGGAGCGGCGTTTCGTCGACCCGGGGACCGGGACCGCCGACCTGGGGACCGAGGCCGCGCGTGCCGCCGTTGCCCGCGCCGGTCTTTCCCTCTCCGATATCGATTTCATCGTTTTTGCCACCGTCTCGCCGGATTACTTCTTCCCGGGCGGAGGGGTGTTCGTCCAGGAAAAGCTCGGGCTCCCCACGATTGGCGCCCTCGACGTCCGGACGCAGTGCACCGGTTTCCTCTACGGGATCTCGGTGGCCGAGGCCTACATCAAAGGCGGGTTCTTCAACCACGTCTTGGTCATCGGCTCCGAAGTCCAGAGCACGGGTCTGAATCTGAGCACCCCGGCGCGGGATGTCTCGGTCATCTTCGGGGACGGGGCCGGGGCTGCGGTCGTGGGGCCGGCCGAGGCGGGGAAGGGGATCCTCTCCTCCCACCTTCACGCGGAGGGGAAGTACGCAAAAGACTTGATGTGCGAGGGGCCTTCCTCCATCGAGCACCCGCGCTTAAGCCACGAGATGCTGGACGCCGGGCGCCACTTTCCGAGGATGAACGGACGGTATGTGTTCACCCACGCGGTGCGGAGGTTCCCCGAGGTGATCCGCGAGGCGCTCGCGGCGAACGGGGTGTCGATCGCGGACCTGTCCCTCGTCATCCCGCACCAGGCGAACCTGAGGATCACCCAGGCCGTGGCCGGTGCCCTGGAGGTCCCCGAGGGAATGGTCTACTCGAACATCGAGAAGTACGGGAACACCACCGCCGCCTCGATCCCCATCGCCCTCGACGAGTGCGTCGAGCAGGGGAGGATCCGGGAGGGGGACCTCGTGTGCCTCGCGGCCTTCGGATCGGGGTTCACCTGGGCCGCGACGCTGATCCGCTGGTAG